The Antarcticibacterium sp. 1MA-6-2 genome has a window encoding:
- a CDS encoding serine hydrolase, translating into MREFTIRANIRGIISTWQDLALSLLKELSAKENTIIAFFKNPYLLNQIDEIEAAPGLILTYQDNLNSEDLAAQLIFGGVGANGKLPVTVGEKFKAGAGLELEGGLRFKYTLPEEAGMDSKILGTKINSLMQEAINARAIPGGQVLVAKDQKVIFHKAYGHHSYTDTIKVKLTDLYDLASITKVTSALPALMKLRDEGKFDLEAGIDTYLPKFRRSNKSGISFREILAHQAGFQAWIPYWRNTIRRNGSYKWNTFKKDSSARYPIKVAEDMWLHRNYKKKIYREIKKSLSE; encoded by the coding sequence TTGCGGGAGTTCACGATTCGAGCAAATATCCGCGGAATAATCTCAACCTGGCAGGACTTAGCTTTATCTCTTCTGAAAGAACTTTCAGCAAAAGAAAATACAATAATTGCCTTTTTTAAGAATCCTTATCTGCTCAATCAAATTGATGAAATAGAAGCCGCACCGGGGCTAATCCTTACCTATCAGGATAATCTTAATTCTGAAGATCTTGCAGCGCAACTCATCTTTGGTGGGGTTGGTGCAAACGGAAAACTTCCTGTAACTGTAGGTGAAAAATTTAAAGCAGGAGCTGGACTGGAACTTGAAGGCGGACTAAGATTCAAATATACCCTTCCTGAAGAAGCAGGAATGGATTCAAAAATACTCGGTACGAAGATAAATTCGTTGATGCAGGAAGCAATAAACGCAAGGGCAATTCCGGGAGGACAGGTGCTCGTGGCGAAGGATCAGAAAGTTATTTTTCATAAAGCCTACGGCCACCACAGTTATACCGATACTATAAAAGTCAAACTCACAGATCTTTATGATCTGGCCTCCATTACAAAAGTTACTTCAGCACTTCCTGCCCTTATGAAGTTAAGAGATGAGGGAAAATTTGATCTGGAAGCAGGAATAGATACTTATCTGCCAAAATTCAGAAGATCCAATAAATCAGGAATATCCTTCCGGGAAATTCTGGCTCATCAGGCAGGATTCCAGGCATGGATCCCTTACTGGAGGAACACCATCCGCAGGAACGGCAGTTACAAATGGAATACTTTTAAGAAGGACTCTTCCGCAAGGTACCCTATAAAAGTGGCGGAAGATATGTGGTTGCACAGGAACTACAAAAAGAAGATCTATAGAGAAATAAAAAAATCACTTAGTGAGTGA
- a CDS encoding serine hydrolase, translating to MSEQKKYLYSGLTFYLLPEIVEKLSGENYTEYLDEEFYGPLGANSLTYRPLEKFMLSDITPTEHDFLFRNSPIHGVVHDEGAIMMNGISANAGLFSNANDLAKLMQMYLNKGSYAGKRYISEATVEEFTRYQFPENKNRRGLGFDKLAFGERTVDSNAAPGASALSYGHTGFTGTMVWMDPETKLLYVFLSNRVLPTRENTRLYQLNTRTKIQQALYDSMEQNH from the coding sequence GTGAGTGAGCAAAAGAAATATCTTTATTCGGGCCTCACCTTTTATCTGCTTCCGGAAATCGTGGAAAAACTTTCAGGAGAGAATTATACTGAATATCTGGATGAGGAATTTTACGGGCCTCTTGGTGCTAATTCCCTTACTTACCGCCCGCTTGAGAAGTTCATGCTGAGTGATATAACGCCTACAGAACATGATTTTTTATTCAGGAACAGTCCTATTCACGGAGTAGTTCATGACGAAGGTGCTATTATGATGAACGGAATTTCAGCCAATGCGGGATTATTTTCTAATGCCAATGATCTTGCAAAATTGATGCAGATGTATCTCAACAAAGGCAGCTATGCTGGCAAAAGATACATTTCTGAAGCAACCGTGGAAGAATTTACCCGCTACCAGTTTCCGGAAAATAAGAATCGACGCGGCCTGGGATTTGACAAGCTAGCTTTTGGAGAAAGAACTGTTGACAGTAATGCTGCTCCCGGGGCTTCAGCTTTAAGCTATGGTCATACAGGCTTTACGGGAACTATGGTATGGATGGATCCTGAAACCAAACTTTTGTATGTTTTTCTATCTAACCGGGTGTTGCCAACCAGGGAAAATACCAGGTTATACCAGCTAAATACCCGCACCAAAATCCAGCAGGCGCTTTACGATTCGATGGAGCAGAACCATTAA
- a CDS encoding outer membrane beta-barrel protein, producing the protein MRSIEVITNPPAKYDAEGGAILNIQTSTNPSIGYKGSLNATYAIGVVPKYLVGTSQYYKNNWLNFFASYNLSTKRDYKEDEGMIEFYEPNGSVNSLWLNNFKRNTRTLSHSFNSILDFTLSEKSELSLSANIQLTPKADSDISGLTEIFDAQNQPEFSYTTNSFLANNQDNILLDATFTTSLGENGASLIAAANYLSYEDGQVQDLRSDFFSSEGELDSQNLFKTDSEQNTQIYTGKIDLATPWGSSSLESGLKFSGIRSQSGMDFFDNNSSAPVFVGEFSDDFNYDENIYAAYASLSKDWETWSIKGGLRGEYTDVA; encoded by the coding sequence GTGCGATCTATTGAAGTTATTACCAATCCTCCAGCGAAATATGACGCAGAAGGTGGAGCTATTCTAAATATACAAACCAGCACAAATCCATCTATTGGCTACAAAGGAAGCTTAAATGCAACTTATGCCATTGGGGTTGTACCCAAATATCTTGTTGGTACTAGCCAGTATTATAAAAATAACTGGCTTAATTTCTTTGCCAGCTATAATCTTAGTACAAAAAGAGATTATAAGGAGGACGAGGGAATGATAGAATTTTATGAACCTAATGGAAGCGTAAATTCTCTGTGGCTCAATAATTTTAAAAGGAATACCCGTACCCTTTCCCATAGCTTCAACTCCATCCTCGATTTTACCCTTAGTGAAAAGAGCGAGTTGAGCCTTAGTGCAAATATACAGCTCACGCCGAAAGCAGATTCGGATATTAGTGGTCTAACTGAAATTTTTGATGCTCAAAATCAGCCGGAATTCTCTTATACCACGAACAGCTTTTTAGCCAACAATCAGGATAACATTCTTTTGGATGCAACTTTTACGACCAGTCTTGGAGAAAACGGCGCTTCTTTAATTGCAGCAGCTAACTATTTAAGTTATGAGGACGGGCAGGTGCAGGATCTGCGGTCTGATTTTTTTTCTTCGGAAGGGGAGTTAGATTCTCAGAATTTATTCAAAACCGATTCAGAACAAAATACGCAGATCTATACAGGTAAGATCGACCTTGCCACTCCCTGGGGCAGCAGCAGCCTGGAGAGCGGATTAAAATTTTCAGGAATAAGGTCTCAAAGCGGGATGGACTTTTTTGATAATAATAGTTCAGCACCTGTTTTTGTCGGAGAGTTTTCTGATGATTTTAACTATGATGAAAATATTTACGCTGCTTATGCCAGTCTCTCCAAGGATTGGGAAACCTGGAGCATCAAAGGGGGATTAAGAGGTGAATATACAGATGTTGCTTAG
- a CDS encoding carboxypeptidase-like regulatory domain-containing protein — MKNFSFSCFILIVLSGSFSSYSQHTLKGNLQDNNQNPVAFANVVLFKNDTVTVYRGVVSDEDGNYLFEDIA; from the coding sequence ATGAAGAATTTCTCCTTCAGTTGTTTCATACTGATAGTATTATCGGGCTCCTTCTCTTCCTATTCACAACATACCCTAAAGGGCAATTTACAGGATAACAACCAAAACCCGGTAGCATTTGCAAATGTGGTTTTGTTTAAAAATGATACTGTCACCGTTTACAGGGGTGTGGTTTCTGATGAGGATGGGAACTATCTTTTTGAGGATATAGCTTAG
- a CDS encoding carboxypeptidase-like regulatory domain-containing protein, whose translation MSFVGFERYLQKVEVRSDMDLDQITLNEDAGALEEVTVTGKRPTVSRSIDLLVFNVENSILSTGNTYEILKRTPGVIESQGQLLVKNLLSGSLHQRQACISYQPGTAAVTGRLLRRKCAIY comes from the coding sequence GTGAGTTTTGTGGGTTTTGAAAGATATCTTCAAAAAGTGGAAGTGAGAAGCGACATGGATCTTGACCAGATTACCTTAAATGAGGACGCAGGAGCACTGGAGGAGGTCACGGTAACGGGAAAAAGACCTACTGTAAGCAGGAGCATAGACTTGCTGGTATTTAATGTAGAAAATTCTATTCTTTCCACAGGGAATACGTATGAAATCCTTAAACGCACCCCGGGTGTAATTGAAAGCCAGGGGCAGTTGCTGGTGAAGAACTTACTTAGCGGTAGTTTACATCAACGACAGGCGTGTATATCTTACCAGCCAGGAACTGCAGCAGTTACTGGAAGGTTACTCCGCAGAAAATGTGCGATCTATTGA